ACGTATATCAAAATGATGTCGATTCGGTTAAATTTTAAATTCTCAAGCTTATGACGTTTCAAAAATAGTAAATTGTTTATAATGAATAGGAGGAGGTGAGGGAATGTTAAAAAGAATCGTTCAAGCGTGCTTCCTGATTGTCGGGGGTACATTAGGGATCTTTCTTCTTCCCGAGTTATTTACCGTCATTAATTTATCAGACATTCCTTTAATTAATAACCCTTATATGACTGCTATATTTGGTGCCATCATCTTTTATATTCTTTCGTTTTGGGCAGTCGAGTATGTTGTCAATTTCGTCAAGTGGTTTGAAGATAGTTTAGTAAAGGCCCCGGTGACCGATTTGCTATTCGGCAGTTTAGGTCTTATCATCGGTCTGTTTGTAGCCTATTTGTCCGGTATTCCGTTCAATCAGATGCAGATTCCGATTGTGAATACCGTCGTGCCGATTCTATTGACATTGCTTCTTGGATATTTAGGATTTCAGGTAGGTTTCAAGAAACGGGATGAACTGGTCAGTCTTTTTGGCGCGTCTGCCCGCGGAAAGAAAAAAGACCTGGAAGAAGATGCAGAAGAAGTGGGTGTGAAAACCCTTAAGATCCTCGATACGAGTGTCATCATCGATGGCCGTATAGCGGATATTTGCCAAACCGGGTTTTTGGAAGGGATCGTCGTGATTCCACAGTTTGTATTGGAAGAGCTCCAGCATATTGCCGATTCGTCGGACGTGTTGAAGCGTAACCGCGGACGCCGCGGGTTGGATATCCTGAACCGGATCCAGAAAGAACTTCCTGTCGAGGTCCAGATTTATGAAGGGGACTTCGAGGAGATTCAAGAAGTGGATTCTAAGCTTGTAAAGCTTGCAAAGATCACCAATGGCATCGTTGTGACCAACGATTTCAACTTGAATAAAGTATGTGACCTTCAAGGTGTACAAGTATTGAACATCAATGATCTGGCCAATGCGGTCAAGCCGGTCGTCCTGCCTGGCGAAGAGTTGAAAGTGCAGGTCATCAAAGACGGGAAAGAGCATAACCAGGGAATTGCGTACCTGGATGACGGTACGATGATCGTCGTAGAGGAAGGACGCAACTATATTGGAAAGTATATCGATGTACTGGTGACATCTGTCCTGCAAACGTCGGCAGGCCGAATGATTTTCGCAAAGCCGAAGCAGCTTGAAAAAGCCTTATAAGTTTAAAGCTATGCCCTGACTCATGTCATCCTGTGAGGTATAATAAATAGTATGACATGAGAGTTAAAGGGGTTATCGTATGGAATATGAAGTGGTCATCCCGGCTGCGGGTCAGGGAAAGCGAATGAAGGCAGACAGGAATAAGCTGCTCCTTGAATTGAATGAGTGCCCTGTCATCATCCATACACTGCGTGTCTTTGAACAGGATGCCCGGTGTAAAGGGATTTATTTGGCGATTCATCCGTCGGAGCGGGATACGTTCACCGCATTGCTGAAGCGTTTCGGAATCACGAAAGTCGTGAAGCTCGTAGACGGTGGGAAAGAGCGTCAGCACAGTGTGTATCATGCATTGCTTGAGGTGGATCATGAGATTGTTCTCGTCCATGACGGGGCAAGACCATTTATTAAAGAATCGACCATTCACCGGTTGGTGGAGAAGACACATTCTGCAGGAGCGGCGATTGCTGCTGTCCCTGTCAAAGATACAATCAAGAAAGTGCTGGATGGAAAAGTCGAGGAAACGATTGAACGCTCAAGCTTGTGGATGGTTCAAACCCCACAAGCTTTTCGTGTTTCCGTCTTGAAAAAGGCCCATGACGAAGCACAACGTGAAGGCTTCCTTGGAACAGATGACGCTTCGCTGGTAGAAAGGATGGATGTGAAGGTATCCGTTGTCGAAAGTGATTATGACAATATCAAACTGACAACGCCTGAGGATCTATATTTTGCCGAAGCGATCTTAAAGAAACAAGAGGAAAAGAGTGGAGGGAATAATCATGTTTAGGATTGGACAAGGTTTTGATGTTCATCAATTAGTGGAAGGAAGACCCCTGATCATGGGAGGCATTACGATTCCTTACGAAAAAGGATTATTGGGTCATTCGGATGCGGATGTATTGCTGCATGCGGTTGCGGATGCGTGTTTAGGTGCGATTGCAGCAGGTGATATCGGAAAGCATTTCCCTGACACAGATCCTGAGTTCAAGGATGCCGATTCTGCAAAGCTCCTTCAGCATGTATGGGCGCTTGTGAAAGAGGAAGGCTATGAACTGGGAAATATCGATTGTACGATCATTGCCCAGAAGCCGAAGATGGCTCCGTATATCGATGAAATGAGACAGAGCATCGCGACACTGCTTGAAGCGGAAATCACTGATGTGAACGTAAAGGCGACAACTTCCGAGAAACTTGGATTCACCGGAAGAGGCGAAGGGATTGCCGCCCAAACCACCATTTTAATTAAAAAGAAGTAAGGGATAAATTCGCTTTATTCCCTTACATAACGGTGTTAAAATAGGTCATAGACTTTTAAGTTCGATTCATTAGAGGAGGAAAACAAATGACACAAGAAGTACGCGTCCGTTATGCCCCGAGTCCGACGGGTCATTTACATATTGGAAATGCCAGAACCGCTTTATTCAATTACCTGTACGCCCGCAGCACAGGCGGGAAGTTCATCATCCGTATTGAAGACACGGATAAGAAGCGTAATATCGAAGGCGGCGAAGAAAGTCAGCTGAAATATCTTCAGTGGCTTGGCATCGATTGGGATGAAAGCGTGGATAAGCCAGGTGAATACGGTCCTTACCGTCAATCTGAGCGTAATCATATTTACGAGCAATACTTGAATGAGCTGCTCGAAAGCGGACAAGCATATAAATGCTATTGTACGGAAGAGGAGCTTGAAGCGGAGCGCGAAGCCCAGTCAGCATCAGGTCAGATGCCACGCTATTCAGGCAAATGCCGTAACCTGACACAGGAAGATCAGGAGAAACTGGCGGCAGAAGGCCGTCAGCCGAGCATCCGTTTCCGTGTCCCTGCAGGAAGAGTATTCTCTTTCAATGATATTGTGAAAGACGATGTAGCCTTTGAATCTGACGGCATCGGTGATTTTGTCATCGCGAAGAAAGATGGCACGCCTACGTATAACTTTGCCGTAGCGGTTGATGATTACCTGATGAAGATCACCCACGTCCTTCGCGGGGAAGATCATATTTCCAATACACCTAAGCAATTGATGATCTTTGATGCTCTTGGATGGGAAGCGCCTGTATACGGGCATATGACTCTGATCGTCAATGAAAGCCGTAAAAAGTTAAGTAAGCGTGATGAAAGCATCATCCAGTTCATTGAGCAATATGAAGCATTGGGATATCTGCCGGAAGCGTTATTCAACTTCATCGGATTGTTAGGCTGGTCTCCAAAAGGGGAAGAAGAGCTTTTCTCAAAGGAAGAGTTCATTGAAATCTTTGATCCTGAGCGCTTATCCACTTCATCAGCCCTGTTTGATAATCAAAAGCTGACATGGATGAACAATCAGTACATGAAGAACCTTGAGCTGGAAGAAGTCGTTGCGCTGTCCCTGCCTCACTTGATCAGTGCCGGGAAGCTTGATGAAAATATGTCCGCTGAACAGCGTGAGTGGGCAAGCCGAGTCATTTCTTTATACCAGGAGCAAATGAGCTTCGGTGCAGAAATCGTCGAGCTGTCTGAAATGTTCTTCAAGGCGGACCTTGAATATGATGAGGAAGCAAAGGCTGTATTGGATGAAGAGCAGGTACCTGAAGTCCTTCAAGCTTTCCTGACTGAAATCGATGCCCTTGAAACGTATGAGGCGGCTGAAATCAAATCGTCCATCAAAGCGGTACAGAAGTCTACCGGCCATAAAGGGAAAAAGCTGTTCATGCCGATCCGCGTAGCGGTCACCGGACAGACGCACGGCCCTGAACTGCCGAATGCGATTGAGCTTTTAGGGAAAGATACAGTGAAACACCGTCTTCAAAGTCTTTTAGGTTAACATTTTAAAGGATATGTAATATAGTAAGAGTATCAATATAAATGATATCGCGTTGAAGAGGAGAAGTAAGAAGCGGATGCTTAGAAGAGAGAACCATCACCGGCTGAAAATGGTTTAAGCCCCTCCGATTCTGAAATGCACCTCAGAGCCCGTTACTGAAATATAGTAGGTAAAGGCGGTTCCCTACCGTTAACAGGGTTCGAGTTGGGGAAGGGTCCATCCTTCCCAATCAGAGTGGAACCGCGCTTATAAAGCGTCTCTGTCAGTTTAATGACAGGGGCGCTTTTTTTATTGGCTTGATGCCTCAGGTTTGTCGGGGCTCTCCAAGCCGCCTGCGGATGAAGTATACAGAAGAGAGGGGATTGAATGTTTAAGTCGTTTAAGGAAGATATAGATGTCGTGTTTGATCAGGATCCTGCAGCGAGGAACTATGTGGAGGTCATCCTCACGTACTCAGGGCTCCATGCAATCTGGGCCCACAGGGTTGCCCATGCGTTTTTCAAGCGCAAATTCTTTTTCATTGCCAGGGTCATTTCACAGGTGAGCCGTTTCTTCACAGGGGTGGAGATCCATCCCGGGGCAAAGATCGGCCGCCGCTTCTTCATCGATCACGGAATGGGCGTCGTCATCGGAGAAACGTGTGAAATCGGGGATAATGTGACGATCTTCCAAGGGGTCACCCTCGGTGGGACCGGTAAGGAAAAAGGAAAGCGTCACCCGACGATCCAGGATAATGCCCTGATTGCGACAGGAGCAAAAGTGTTAGGATCGATCATAGTTGGGGAAAATTCAAAAGTAGGGGCAGGATCGGTCGTTTTGAAAGATGTCCCGCCGAATTCAACCGTAGTCGGGATACCGGGCAAGGTCGTCATCCAGGACGGCGTGAAGATACAGAAGGACCTGAACCACTGTGATCTTCCCGATCCGATGAATGACCGTATGAAACTGATGGAACAGGAAATGAATGAACTGAGATCTTTACTGAAGGAATATGAGGGAAGGAGTCGATCATTGTGACGATTCGTTTATATAATACACTGACAAGAAATAAAGAGGAATTTAAGCCCTTGGAAGAGGGGAAGGTCAAAATGTATGTGTGCGGGCCTACCGTATATAATTATATCCATATAGGAAATGCACGTCCTGCGATTGTGTTCGATACAGTGCGCCGTTATTTGGAGTATAGAGGTTACGATGTGCAATTCGTATCGAACTTCACGGATGTGGACGATAAGCTGATCCGTGCGGCGAATGAGCTTGGGGAGGATGTCCCGACGATTGCAAAGCGGTTTATCCAGGCTTATTTCGAAGACACTGGGGCGCTTGGCTGTAAGAAAGCGGATATCCATCCGACCGTAACGGAGAATATCGATACGATCATCGAATTCATTTCTGCACTGGTTGAGAAAGGATACGCCTACGAATCTCAAGGGGATGTTTATTATCGTACAAGAAAGTTTGATGGGTACGGGAAACTTTCTCACCAGCCGATTGACGAACTGAAAGCAGGAGCGCGAATCGATGTGGGAGAGAAGAAGGAAGACGCCCTTGACTTCGTGTTGTGGAAAGCGGCGAAGGAAGGCGAAATCTCCTGGGAGAGCCCTTGGGGTGAAGGCCGTCCAGGCTGGCATATCGAATGCTCGGCAATGGCGAAGCGTTACCTGGGGGACACCATTGATATCCACGCAGGTGGACAGGATCTGACTTTCCCTCATCATGAAAATGAAATTGCCCAATCAGAGGCACTGACAGGCAAGACGTTCGCGAAATATTGGATGCATAACGGCTACATCAATATCGATAATGAGAAGATGTCTAAATCACTCGGCAACTTTGTGCTCGTCCATGACATTATCAAGGAGCAGGATCCGCAAGTGCTTCGCTTCTTCATGCTTTCTGTCCATTATCGCCATCCGATCAACTATAACCTTGAGCTTCTTCAAAGCGCAGAGGCCTCTTTAGACCGGATCAAGACAGCGTATGAAAACTTGAAGCACCGCCGGGAGTCAAGCATGGACCTGACAGACAGCAACCAGGAATGGCTCGATAAGGTCGCAGAGCTGAAGACTCAGTTCATTACGGAAATGGATGATGACTTCAATACGGCCAACGGGATTTCCGTGTTGTTCGAATTATCGAAGCAGGCGAACTACTATCTGATGGAGAAGAACACATCCACAGAAGTCATTGATGGTTTCCTGAGTCAATTCGAAGATTTCTTCTCTGTGCTCGGGCTCACCCTTCAGGAAGCAGAGCTATTGGATGAGGAAGTGGAAGAGCTGATTGAAAAGCGTGTCCAGGCGCGTAAAGACCGCAACTTCCAATTGGCCGATGAAATCCGCGACAAGCTGAAAGAGATGAATATCATCCTCGAAGATACACCTCAAGGCATTCGCTGGAAAAGAGGATCTTAATGCTGAGGGAAATCAATGAACAAATAGATGCAAAACAAATCAATGCACTTGCACTTGCTTATATGGGGGATGCCGTATATGAAACCTATGTACGGCAGCTCCTGCTGACAAAAGGGAAGATCAAGCCGAATCAGCTGCACAGGGCTGCGACTAAATTTGTTTCCGCCAAAGCGCAGGCGGCTATATTAAAGACATTGTTTGATCAGGATCTCCTGACAGAAGAGGAAATCGCGATCGTCAAGCGGGGCCGCAATGCAAAATCAGGGACGACCCCGAAAAATACGGATGTACAGACTTATAAACACAGCACTGCTTTTGAGGCACTCATCGGATATTTGTTTTTGCTTAATCGCACCGAGCGATTAGAGGAACTGTTGAAGATCATTTTTGAACAAGCCCAGGCAGGAAGGGAGGAAACGAAATGAGTAAAGATTTTATCGGCGGAAGAAACCCCGTCATGGAAGCGTTGAAGTCAGGAAGGGATATCAATAAGATTTGGATCGCGGAAGGGTCACAGAAAGGCTCGATCCAGCAGATCGTCGGACTTGCAAAAGAAATGAATGTGATGGTCCAGTACGTCCCTAAGAAGAAGATCGAGCAGATGGTATCGGAAAACCACCAGGGGGTTGTCGCCTCTGTCGCAGCCTATCAATATGCAGAAATTGACGATTTATTTCAGAGAGCAGCACAAAAGGGGGAGGACCCCTTCATCCTCATCCTTGATGAACTCGAAGATCCCCACAATCTCGGCTCGATCATGAGAACCGCTGATGCAGCCGGTGCACATGGCATCATCATTCCGAAGAGAAGGGCGGTCGGGCTCACTTCGACGGTTGCGAAGGCATCCACCGGGGCAATCGAACATATCCCTGTTGCCCGTGTGACCAATCTGTCAAGAGCGGTCGATGAGTTGAAAGAACGGGGTGTATGGGTGGCCGGAACCGATGCAAAAGGGAAACAGGATTTCCGCCAGCTAGACGGCACACTTCCGATCGGCTTGATCATCGGAAGTGAAGGAAAAGGGATGAGCCGTATCCTGAGGGATAAATGTGATTTCCTTGTCCAGCTGCCAATGATCGGTCACGTGACATCATTAAACGCTTCGGTGGCAGCCAGTATATTAATGTATGAGGTCTATCGCAAGCGCCATCCGCTGGGAGAATAGTAGACATGGATATTCTTCTTGTAGACGGCTATAACATAATCGGTGCCTGGTCAGAGTTGAATGAGTTGAAGCAGAAAGACTTAGCGGCAGCAAGAGACCGTCTCGTCGAACTGATGGCGGAATATCAGGGGTATACGGGTTACCGGGTCATCGTGGTGTTCGATGCCTATTACGTCCAGGGGATCGCCCGGAAGTACAATAACTATAAAGTGGAAGTGCTGTTTACGAGAGAAAATGAGACGGCCGATGAACGGATTGAAAGATTGGCCATAGAATTGAGCAATATCAAGACGCAGATCCATGTTGCGACATCGGATTTCACAGAACAGTGGGCAATATTTGGTCAGGGGGCCCTTCGCAAATCTGCGAGGGAGCTCTTGACTGAAGTGAAAGTCATTGAGAAAAAAATAGAGCGGAAAGTGCGGAATTCGAGTGAAAACCGGCCGGCATCAAAGATCCAGCTTTCAGAAGAAGTTGCTGAAATTTTCGAAAAATGGCGCCGTGGGGAACGATGACAGGTTGACGATTGAATTTTCTGTAATGTATAATATTTCTATCTATTGTTTTGCGCGGGGGGATGTGTGTGTGTGGGCAATTTCATCAGAACAGAAGCATTTGATACACGATTAGAAGGCATGGATGATGAACAGATCATAGAAGCCGTCCATCAGGGTCACAGCGAAGCGTTAGATTTTCTGATCAGGAAATACCGTAATTTTGTCAGGGCGAAAGCCCGCTCGTACTTTTTGATTGGGGCCGATAAGGAAGATATCGTCCAGGAAGGTATGATCGGATTGTATAAGGCGATCCGGGATTACAGGGAGGACAAGCTGACTTCTTTTAAAGCGTTTGCAGAGCTTTGCATCACCAGGCAGATCATCACGGCGATCAAGACAGCCACGAGGCAGAAGCATATTCCGTTGAATTCATACGTTTCACTGGACAAGCCCATCTATGATGACGAGTCTGACCGGACGCTGCTGGATGTCATTTCCGGTACGAAGGTGATGGATCCGGAAGCGCTGATTATCAACCGTGAAGAATTCGATAACATGGAAGATAAGATGGCCCAGCTGTTGAGTGACCTTGAGAGGAAAGTACTGGCACTATATTTGGACGGTCAGTCCTATCAGGAGATATCCGAAGAACTGAACCGGCATGTGAAGTCCATCGACAATGCCCTGCAGCGGGTGAAAAGAAAGCTCGAACGCTACCTGGAAGTGCGTGAGATTACGATGTAATCATATTGACACAAT
The nucleotide sequence above comes from Bacillus sp. KH172YL63. Encoded proteins:
- the cysS gene encoding cysteine--tRNA ligase, whose translation is MTIRLYNTLTRNKEEFKPLEEGKVKMYVCGPTVYNYIHIGNARPAIVFDTVRRYLEYRGYDVQFVSNFTDVDDKLIRAANELGEDVPTIAKRFIQAYFEDTGALGCKKADIHPTVTENIDTIIEFISALVEKGYAYESQGDVYYRTRKFDGYGKLSHQPIDELKAGARIDVGEKKEDALDFVLWKAAKEGEISWESPWGEGRPGWHIECSAMAKRYLGDTIDIHAGGQDLTFPHHENEIAQSEALTGKTFAKYWMHNGYINIDNEKMSKSLGNFVLVHDIIKEQDPQVLRFFMLSVHYRHPINYNLELLQSAEASLDRIKTAYENLKHRRESSMDLTDSNQEWLDKVAELKTQFITEMDDDFNTANGISVLFELSKQANYYLMEKNTSTEVIDGFLSQFEDFFSVLGLTLQEAELLDEEVEELIEKRVQARKDRNFQLADEIRDKLKEMNIILEDTPQGIRWKRGS
- the gltX gene encoding glutamate--tRNA ligase yields the protein MTQEVRVRYAPSPTGHLHIGNARTALFNYLYARSTGGKFIIRIEDTDKKRNIEGGEESQLKYLQWLGIDWDESVDKPGEYGPYRQSERNHIYEQYLNELLESGQAYKCYCTEEELEAEREAQSASGQMPRYSGKCRNLTQEDQEKLAAEGRQPSIRFRVPAGRVFSFNDIVKDDVAFESDGIGDFVIAKKDGTPTYNFAVAVDDYLMKITHVLRGEDHISNTPKQLMIFDALGWEAPVYGHMTLIVNESRKKLSKRDESIIQFIEQYEALGYLPEALFNFIGLLGWSPKGEEELFSKEEFIEIFDPERLSTSSALFDNQKLTWMNNQYMKNLELEEVVALSLPHLISAGKLDENMSAEQREWASRVISLYQEQMSFGAEIVELSEMFFKADLEYDEEAKAVLDEEQVPEVLQAFLTEIDALETYEAAEIKSSIKAVQKSTGHKGKKLFMPIRVAVTGQTHGPELPNAIELLGKDTVKHRLQSLLG
- the ispF gene encoding 2-C-methyl-D-erythritol 2,4-cyclodiphosphate synthase, with product MFRIGQGFDVHQLVEGRPLIMGGITIPYEKGLLGHSDADVLLHAVADACLGAIAAGDIGKHFPDTDPEFKDADSAKLLQHVWALVKEEGYELGNIDCTIIAQKPKMAPYIDEMRQSIATLLEAEITDVNVKATTSEKLGFTGRGEGIAAQTTILIKKK
- the cysE gene encoding serine O-acetyltransferase, whose product is MFKSFKEDIDVVFDQDPAARNYVEVILTYSGLHAIWAHRVAHAFFKRKFFFIARVISQVSRFFTGVEIHPGAKIGRRFFIDHGMGVVIGETCEIGDNVTIFQGVTLGGTGKEKGKRHPTIQDNALIATGAKVLGSIIVGENSKVGAGSVVLKDVPPNSTVVGIPGKVVIQDGVKIQKDLNHCDLPDPMNDRMKLMEQEMNELRSLLKEYEGRSRSL
- a CDS encoding NYN domain-containing protein, translated to MDILLVDGYNIIGAWSELNELKQKDLAAARDRLVELMAEYQGYTGYRVIVVFDAYYVQGIARKYNNYKVEVLFTRENETADERIERLAIELSNIKTQIHVATSDFTEQWAIFGQGALRKSARELLTEVKVIEKKIERKVRNSSENRPASKIQLSEEVAEIFEKWRRGER
- the rlmB gene encoding 23S rRNA (guanosine(2251)-2'-O)-methyltransferase RlmB → MSKDFIGGRNPVMEALKSGRDINKIWIAEGSQKGSIQQIVGLAKEMNVMVQYVPKKKIEQMVSENHQGVVASVAAYQYAEIDDLFQRAAQKGEDPFILILDELEDPHNLGSIMRTADAAGAHGIIIPKRRAVGLTSTVAKASTGAIEHIPVARVTNLSRAVDELKERGVWVAGTDAKGKQDFRQLDGTLPIGLIIGSEGKGMSRILRDKCDFLVQLPMIGHVTSLNASVAASILMYEVYRKRHPLGE
- a CDS encoding PIN/TRAM domain-containing protein, producing MLKRIVQACFLIVGGTLGIFLLPELFTVINLSDIPLINNPYMTAIFGAIIFYILSFWAVEYVVNFVKWFEDSLVKAPVTDLLFGSLGLIIGLFVAYLSGIPFNQMQIPIVNTVVPILLTLLLGYLGFQVGFKKRDELVSLFGASARGKKKDLEEDAEEVGVKTLKILDTSVIIDGRIADICQTGFLEGIVVIPQFVLEELQHIADSSDVLKRNRGRRGLDILNRIQKELPVEVQIYEGDFEEIQEVDSKLVKLAKITNGIVVTNDFNLNKVCDLQGVQVLNINDLANAVKPVVLPGEELKVQVIKDGKEHNQGIAYLDDGTMIVVEEGRNYIGKYIDVLVTSVLQTSAGRMIFAKPKQLEKAL
- the sigH gene encoding RNA polymerase sporulation sigma factor SigH — encoded protein: MGNFIRTEAFDTRLEGMDDEQIIEAVHQGHSEALDFLIRKYRNFVRAKARSYFLIGADKEDIVQEGMIGLYKAIRDYREDKLTSFKAFAELCITRQIITAIKTATRQKHIPLNSYVSLDKPIYDDESDRTLLDVISGTKVMDPEALIINREEFDNMEDKMAQLLSDLERKVLALYLDGQSYQEISEELNRHVKSIDNALQRVKRKLERYLEVREITM
- a CDS encoding Mini-ribonuclease 3 translates to MLREINEQIDAKQINALALAYMGDAVYETYVRQLLLTKGKIKPNQLHRAATKFVSAKAQAAILKTLFDQDLLTEEEIAIVKRGRNAKSGTTPKNTDVQTYKHSTAFEALIGYLFLLNRTERLEELLKIIFEQAQAGREETK
- the ispD gene encoding 2-C-methyl-D-erythritol 4-phosphate cytidylyltransferase, with product MEYEVVIPAAGQGKRMKADRNKLLLELNECPVIIHTLRVFEQDARCKGIYLAIHPSERDTFTALLKRFGITKVVKLVDGGKERQHSVYHALLEVDHEIVLVHDGARPFIKESTIHRLVEKTHSAGAAIAAVPVKDTIKKVLDGKVEETIERSSLWMVQTPQAFRVSVLKKAHDEAQREGFLGTDDASLVERMDVKVSVVESDYDNIKLTTPEDLYFAEAILKKQEEKSGGNNHV